The segment GAGGAGTCGAAGGCGTACACCGTCGCCTACGGCGCCCCGGATCTCGATGCGGCCACGCTGCATATCGGGCTTTCGGGCCTGCTGCCGCCGGACGATCCACGGTTCGCCTCCACCGTTGAGGCGATCGAGCGGGACCTGCGCCGCGGGCCAACCGTTTTCCGTTATCACTACGATGACGGCCTACCGGGTCTCGAAGGTGGCTTCCACATCTGCACCACCTGGCTGATCGAGGCGTTCATCATGGCGGGGCGGATCGATGACGCCAAAGAGTTGTTCGCCAGGCTGACCGCGTTGATGGGACCGACCGGCTTGCTGCCGGAAGAGTACGATCCGGTGCCGGAACGTCATCTCGGTAATCATCCGCAGGCATACTCGCACCTCGGCTACATCCGGTGCGCCCAGCGATTGGCCCCGTACCACGTCACGGTCTGATCTGGGCGAGGGCATGACCACATGACGGTCTGATCCGGGCGAGGGCATGACCACTTGACGATCTGATCCGGGCGAGGGCATATTAGCGCATTTGTTTGTGCTGAGTAGTGTTGGAGCATGACTGAGTCCGCGCGTCTCGCATTGGTGATCGAAGATGACGATGACATTCGTCGGCTGCTCGAGGTGGTTCTGAGCCAGGCAGGCTTCGTGGTGGAGTCTGCGGCGACGGGATCGGCCGGTGTTGCCGCCGCACGCGAGTCGGCCCCCGACCTGATCACCCTGGATATCGGCTTGCCGGACATCGATGGCTATGAGGTCGCCCGCCGGCTGCGCGAGTTCTATCGCAACCACCTGGTGATGCTGAGCGCGCGGTCTGAAACCTATGACGCGGCCCTTGGCCTCGAGGTGGGTGCCGACGCTTACCTCACCAAGCCGTTCCGCCCCCGCCAGTTGCGCGAGGTGCTGGGCCGGATTCTGTCCGAAGCTCCGGTGGACTAGGCGCTGGCACCGGACGGCTAGCATGCGAAACGGTCCGGTATGTGAAACCGCGCAAGCGAAACGGTCCGGTAAGTGCGCGAAGAGGGGCTACATAACCCCCCACCTGAGGGAGAAACCGGACCGTTTCGGGTGGGAGAGCCTGACCGGCTCAGACCGGCCGCTTGAGATCGTCGAGGTAGTCGTTCCTGAGCACACGTACCGTGCTTTCGCCGGTCAGCTGCAGGAACGGAAGTTCTTGCCGACAGGCGGCGAAATCGCCACCCCTGGCCAGTGCTGCAACCCGCCCGCCGAACAGTTCAAGACGTTCGGCGCCGATCATGGCTGCCGACACCTGGATGCTGCCGGCGGCATCGCGCGACGACATGATGTCTTCGGCAGCCAGGGCTTCCTTGAGCCGGGCAAGGCGAGTCGGCCACATAATGGCGAAGGCCGAGACGAATTCGAGCGCTAGATCGTTGCGCTGATCGAGTTCTCCGGCGAGCGCTTCCAGCTCTTCCCGGTTGACCAGGGGCAGCGCGAGTTCGTGGATAGGCGTGACAATGACGGGTGCAATTCCATCGGCATTTCGCATTGTCTTTGCCCAGCTGTTCTCGCCCGTGACCAGCCGCATGATTGCCCGAGGGTAGTAGACGTAGGTGAGATAAACGTACACGAGAGTGCCCAGGCCGGTCATCGTCGCGGCAAGGATTCCCATTCGTTTGTTAGCGACCTTACGGTAAATCGGTCCCCAAACCGCGTACGGAAGAATCAGGTACACCATTGCCGCCAGAACGGTGACCAGGGCAGAGGCGCTGTCGACGAAACCGAACCGATTCTCCTGGATCGCCGTCCACAGCAGAATCGGAACCAGAATCAGGTTGAGCATCATCAGCCATGGCTGACTCATGAAGTAGTTCACTTCGAGATGGCCGGCGAGGCTGAGTTGGCCACTGCGGCGTAATCGCGGCAGGATGCTGGCGCACTCCATGATCCCCTGAGCCCACCTGGTGCGTTGCGTCAGCAGCCGCCCGAAGTACGGAAGTGCCTCCTGGGAGACGTGAGCCTCAGGCACGTAGTGGTTGGTATAGCCGAGTTCAAGGATGTACAGGCCGAGTTCGTAGTCCTCGCTGAGCTTGCGTCCCCAGGGTTTTCCGTGTCGTTCGGCAAGGTCGTCGAGGACGGTCAGCCGGGTGAACTGTCCGTTGCCACCCATACCCACCGTGCCGGTTTTGGTCCGCAGCAGCTGCATGGCCGAGTTCGTCGTCCGGAATTCGACGTCCTGCATCCGGATCAGGTATCGGCCCAGCAGGTTTGCCCAACGACCGAGGTGCGGCACGGGTCGAACGTCATTGCGGTTCTTCATCCAGACCTCGAGCTGCGCCGCGCCGACCGATTCCGAGCCGAAAGTTTCCGGCCCGGACAGGAAACTCAGCGCATTGTCCGAGAGATAGCCGTCGGCATCGAGCACACCGACAACGGCCCGGCGGCGAGCGGCCTGGTCGGTCCCGACATAGTCGGAGACGACGGAATAGGCGGCGTTGAGCGCTTCACCCTTGCCGACTCGTGCATCGGGGCGAACCCGCGAAATCAGGTGCACGCGGACATCGAAGTCCATCAGCTCCTTGACAACCCGGGCGGTGGAATCCTGGGAGGCATCGTCGATCACCCAGACATGCGCCCTCGGGAAGGACGTCCGGGCCGCAGACACGGTCGCGGCAATAACGTTCTCCTCGTCACGGCAAGGCACGAGCAGGTGCCAGTCGAAATCGTCGGAGTCTCCTGGTGAATTCCGGCGCCGGCGCAAATAGGTGATGATCAGCAGCGAAATGTAGGTCAGGGCGATGGAAGCTGTCAACGTCACCGTCACCAGTGCGACATCGCGCCAGCCGTCCCGGCCGAAGCGGCCGAATACGCCGGAAGCGCAGAACAACAGGAAGGCCGACGTGCCGTAAACAATCGCGACCAGCGTCATCGCCAGGTTCTTCACGTATTTTCCTTTGCTGCACTGCCGGAGGCATCAAACACCGAATTCACTGCGAGCCTATTGACAGGTCGTAAGGCAAAGTTACCCGAAACGTGGTTCCTACTCCGGGGGTCGAATCCACCGAAATGCTGCCGCCATGGCTTTCGATGATTTCCTTGCTGATCGACAGGCCGAGGCCGATTCCGGGGATTGCTTTTCTTTTCGCTGATGGGGTTCGAAAGAACCGGGTGAAGAGGCCGGAAATTTCCTGCGGGGACATGCCGATGCCGGTATCGGCGACCTCGACGATGACCGCGTGTGATGCCGGGCGGGCGCGCACGGTCACTGCCCCTCCCTTTCCGGTGAATTTGATCGCATTGGAGATCAGATTGTCGAGCACCTGGGCTATCCGGGCCGGGTCGACGGCAACCTTCGGCGTCTCGGCGCAATCGTGCCGCAATTCGATGTTCCGGGCATCGGCTCGTGGTTGTGCGGATTCCACGGTTCGCCTGACGAACTTCGCTACATCGGTCGGTTCACGGTGCAGCTTGAGCTTGCCGTCGGCTGCCTGGGCCGAGATGAGCAGGTCCTCGACGATCTTGAGCACCTGTTCCGCGTTGCGGCTGATCACCCCTAGGTATGTTTCGGCTTCCTCTGATCGCGGTTCTTCGTTCTCCAGCACGAGGTCGAGATAGCCGATGATCGACGTGATCGGAGTTCTGAGCTCGTGAGAGACGGTTGAAACGAAGGACTCCTTGGCCTGGAGTGAATCCATAAAGCTGGTGACGTCATAGAAGACGACGACGGAGCCTTCCCGTTTACCGTTTTCGTCGATAATCGGCTGAGCCGATGCGGAAACGGCGCGCTGGGTTTCCGGATCGTCGCCCAGGAACATCGTCAGGCCGGTAAAAGTCTCGCCCTGGGCTGCCCGATAGGCTGCCCTTTCTTCGGCGGCGAAGGGGGTTGTTCGGTCGGCGTGAAATATCAGATGCCCGGCCTCGGTCTTGTCTGCGTTGCCGGGTGGCGACGCCAGCGCGTGAATCGTATCCTGCGAGCTATTCGTAATGACGTCATTGCCGTCTTTGTCGATGACCAGAATCGCCACGTTGACGCTGTTGATGATGTTGTCGAGCAGGCGTTCACTTCGCTGGGTCGTCGCCAGCTGCACGCGTAGTTCTCCGGCGGTTTGCGCCAGCCGATTCCGCCGGCTCACGAGCTGCTCACGCATCGCGACCACCATGCTGGTGATCATGAAAATTACCAACGGCATCAGGAGATGCCGGGCGACGATGAACGGGTCCGGGTTCTCGGTGATCCGGAAAATACTGGGTAGCGATGTACCCACCACGGTCAATATGGTTGCCAGGACAATGCCTCTGCCCTTGAGTAGGAGAGCTAGCCACAACGCGGGAAAGAAGCACAACAGGCTCAGAGTGGTGGTGTCCACCAGGGAGACATCCCGGCAGATCGCCACCGAGACGAAGTCGATAACCGGGACGGCGGCGATCCAGCCGGTGGAAACGTGCCACCAACGAACGAATCGGGCCACAATCGTCACCAGGAGCACCGCGATGAAACCGGTGAGGTATTGCGGATCCATGAAGATGTCGGTCCGGTACGCCGCGATGAAGCCGGATACCAGTACGAAGACGATGACGAACGGTAGCTGCTGGGCTACGACCATCCGGTGTGGGCGGTCCGAGAAGAATGTCGCGAAATAGCTCTTGAACAGGGAGGGCGACATGTACTCTCTTTGGTTGTTCTTCCGTGGGGATCTACCGCTTGTGCCATCGTAGAGTACGGTCCGCCGGGGAGTAAGCTTGTAGGCGATGTCCAGCCATACGCCGGCCCCGAAGCCGATCAGCTACTTAACCGCCTTCAAATTCGCCGCGGTCTTCGCCGCGATCACCGCTCTGGCTTTCACGATCTTCCTCAAGCCCTGGGCGTCGCCGCAGCTCTGGCTGATAGTCGGCGCCGGCTTTGCCGGCATCTTCGTTGTGGTGTGCGTGATCTTTTCGCTGTTCGTCTTCTCGGAGAACCGGCGTGGTGGCGAGGATCAGGAGTTCCCGCGGCTGAGGTAGGGATCTAGACGGGTCTCGCCCGCAGGTGAGGCCAGCCTCAGCGGGTCGTCCCGCTCGGTGCGATTACCGGCACCCGACCAACCGATCGAGATGCTGGTTGAGCTCGACTCCGATGTCAACGGCGTTCGCGTCGTAGAGCCATTGGATCTGCATGCCATCCCACAGCGCAATGAACCAGAGTGCTTCCCGCCAGGGATCGCCGGTCTGCGCACCCTCCGCCCGAGCTTCCTCGAAGAGGGCACCGAAGTACCGGATGCCATCGTGGTAGCGCGTCGTAAAATACCCGTGAGCGGGATGAGTGGTCGGCGTTGCCTCGCACACGAGTACTGTGTAGAGCTCGACGAGACCCGGTTCGATCGCACTCATATGAGCTCCTTCGACGATCCCAGCAAGGGTCGGCGTGAGGCCCGCGGCGCGACGAGCCGCTGTGTCCTCGATGCGGGCGTCACGCTGCCGTAGCACTGTCTCGAGGAGGGCGTCCTTGCTGCCGACATGGTGCAGGAGCGTCGACTTGGAGATGCCGACCTGCCGTGCAATGTCTTGCAAGCTCGTCGCGCTGAAGCCGCGTTGCGCGAACAGGGCCGTGGCGCTCTGGACGATGTGAGCGCGTTTCGTGCGCCCGGGTGCATAGCCGCGACTATGATCGGCGAAGATGCGCCCCCCGGGGGATTTGGTCATCGACACACTGCTCAGCGCCGGGTTCGGTGCCGCAGGCTCCCCCGAGAGGAATGCCTCGAGCTCGTTCGGCACGTCGATATCGAGGTAGAGCGACGCGATCTGTAGGCCATCCCACACCGCGGCGACGGCGGCGGGCATC is part of the Saxibacter everestensis genome and harbors:
- a CDS encoding sensor histidine kinase is translated as MSPSLFKSYFATFFSDRPHRMVVAQQLPFVIVFVLVSGFIAAYRTDIFMDPQYLTGFIAVLLVTIVARFVRWWHVSTGWIAAVPVIDFVSVAICRDVSLVDTTTLSLLCFFPALWLALLLKGRGIVLATILTVVGTSLPSIFRITENPDPFIVARHLLMPLVIFMITSMVVAMREQLVSRRNRLAQTAGELRVQLATTQRSERLLDNIINSVNVAILVIDKDGNDVITNSSQDTIHALASPPGNADKTEAGHLIFHADRTTPFAAEERAAYRAAQGETFTGLTMFLGDDPETQRAVSASAQPIIDENGKREGSVVVFYDVTSFMDSLQAKESFVSTVSHELRTPITSIIGYLDLVLENEEPRSEEAETYLGVISRNAEQVLKIVEDLLISAQAADGKLKLHREPTDVAKFVRRTVESAQPRADARNIELRHDCAETPKVAVDPARIAQVLDNLISNAIKFTGKGGAVTVRARPASHAVIVEVADTGIGMSPQEISGLFTRFFRTPSAKRKAIPGIGLGLSISKEIIESHGGSISVDSTPGVGTTFRVTLPYDLSIGSQ
- a CDS encoding response regulator transcription factor, encoding MTESARLALVIEDDDDIRRLLEVVLSQAGFVVESAATGSAGVAAARESAPDLITLDIGLPDIDGYEVARRLREFYRNHLVMLSARSETYDAALGLEVGADAYLTKPFRPRQLREVLGRILSEAPVD
- a CDS encoding TetR/AcrR family transcriptional regulator produces the protein MSNTAVRRYAPGRARQNELLDAAYVLFSESGFAGVSLRDIAARTGISHASLLRYYSSKDELLLALLDRWEHANLRWAADHPQLTGDSIAIAFARRNAAMPGYVELFSALAGEATSEQHPGHEHFARRYERLRRGSEFAEPMPAAVAAVWDGLQIASLYLDIDVPNELEAFLSGEPAAPNPALSSVSMTKSPGGRIFADHSRGYAPGRTKRAHIVQSATALFAQRGFSATSLQDIARQVGISKSTLLHHVGSKDALLETVLRQRDARIEDTAARRAAGLTPTLAGIVEGAHMSAIEPGLVELYTVLVCEATPTTHPAHGYFTTRYHDGIRYFGALFEEARAEGAQTGDPWREALWFIALWDGMQIQWLYDANAVDIGVELNQHLDRLVGCR
- a CDS encoding glycosyltransferase, with the protein product MKNLAMTLVAIVYGTSAFLLFCASGVFGRFGRDGWRDVALVTVTLTASIALTYISLLIITYLRRRRNSPGDSDDFDWHLLVPCRDEENVIAATVSAARTSFPRAHVWVIDDASQDSTARVVKELMDFDVRVHLISRVRPDARVGKGEALNAAYSVVSDYVGTDQAARRRAVVGVLDADGYLSDNALSFLSGPETFGSESVGAAQLEVWMKNRNDVRPVPHLGRWANLLGRYLIRMQDVEFRTTNSAMQLLRTKTGTVGMGGNGQFTRLTVLDDLAERHGKPWGRKLSEDYELGLYILELGYTNHYVPEAHVSQEALPYFGRLLTQRTRWAQGIMECASILPRLRRSGQLSLAGHLEVNYFMSQPWLMMLNLILVPILLWTAIQENRFGFVDSASALVTVLAAMVYLILPYAVWGPIYRKVANKRMGILAATMTGLGTLVYVYLTYVYYPRAIMRLVTGENSWAKTMRNADGIAPVIVTPIHELALPLVNREELEALAGELDQRNDLALEFVSAFAIMWPTRLARLKEALAAEDIMSSRDAAGSIQVSAAMIGAERLELFGGRVAALARGGDFAACRQELPFLQLTGESTVRVLRNDYLDDLKRPV